TCGAGCGCAGGCGGTCGAACTCGCCGGGCTCCAGCGTCATCGGCGTATCGTCGCGCAGATGCGACCATTGCTGGCGCGTGAAGACGCGGTAGGGGTTGTACTGTTGATCTGGTGCCCGGATGTCCATGAGGCCCTCCCGTGATCAATCGCGCTTGCGCGATGCCTTCTCTTCCAGTCCGGACATCGCGGTGCGCTTCTCCAGCGCAGCCTCGACATCCTCCAGCTTCACGCCGCGTGATTTCAGGAGAACCAGCAGGTGAAACACCAGATCGGCACTTTCCGCGATGAGATGATCGCGGTCATTCTCGACTGCGGCGATCACGGTCTCGACCGCTTCCTCGCCCAGTTTCTTGGCGCAGTGCTCCGCGCCCTTGTCGAGCAGCTTGCGGGTATAGGACGCCTCGCCGCCCGATGCAGCGCGGGCGTCGATGGTGGCGGCCAGATCGTGGACCGTGAAACGCGACATCAACTCAACTCAAGCATGCGCATCGGCACCGCC
The window above is part of the Bradyrhizobium sp. PSBB068 genome. Proteins encoded here:
- a CDS encoding phosphoribosyl-ATP diphosphatase, which encodes MSRFTVHDLAATIDARAASGGEASYTRKLLDKGAEHCAKKLGEEAVETVIAAVENDRDHLIAESADLVFHLLVLLKSRGVKLEDVEAALEKRTAMSGLEEKASRKRD